From one Populus alba chromosome 17, ASM523922v2, whole genome shotgun sequence genomic stretch:
- the LOC118037774 gene encoding probably inactive leucine-rich repeat receptor-like protein kinase At5g48380, producing the protein MALNAKLALLLTLFLSVASNIGYSSLQENNASDDELGGRLSSVPSKAPWTKVDSSFKSGFVIGYVFSAVSILTIYLSYCVPWTRLNMRKRNKVMMKTPMMTSLMERQEKKRKEADIQISSLDQMLIARISFAELQKATNSFDRGKVIGVGKTGTVYKAAHPHLRFTAVKRLFDLKHLEKQFLSELMILGRFTHKNIVPLLGFCLESRERLLVYQYMPNGNLYDWLHPLKGEPKIMEWHFRVNIAAGIARGLAWLHNHNTLQLAHLNLSSSCILLDKNFEPRISNFGRAMHIMTSNARIFMANIEMSEWDLTKRDVHQLGVLLLELITGEDPFNNSGFYHSLEGKLVQNNCLLSTVSAALYCAVDKSLLGQGFDREVLYFLKVACNCIQPVPNRRPTMVEVCKMLMAIKNTHPDILG; encoded by the exons ATGGCTCTTAATGCAAAACTAGCTCTTCTTCTGACTCTTTTCCTTAGTGTTGCTAGCAATATTGGATACAGTTCTTTGCAAGAGAACAACGCAAGTGACGATGAGCTTGGTGGCAGATTGTCCTCGGTACCCAGCAAAGCGCCCTGGACGAAGGTCGATTCTTCATTCAAAAGTGGGTTTGTAATAGGTTATGTATTTTCTGCAGTTTCCATTTTAACTATTTACCTGTCCTATTGTGTGCCTTGGACTCGTCTCAACATGAGGAAAAGGAACAAGGTGATGATGAAGACACCAATGATGACATCTTTGATGGAAAggcaagagaagaagagaaaagaagccgACATCCAG ATTTCGTCGTTAGATCAGATGTTGATCGCAAGAATCAGTTTTGCTGAACTACAGAAAGCAACCAACAGTTTCGACAGAGGCAAAGTCATCGGAGTTGGAAAGACGGGGACAGTATATAAGGCAGCACACCCTCATCTTCGTTTCACTGCCGTGAAGAGATTATTTGACCTGAAACATTTGGAAAAGCAATTCTTGTCTGAGTTAATGATTCTGGGCAGGTTTACGCATAAGAACATAGTTCCACTCTTGGGATTCTGCCTGGAATCGAGGGAAAGGCTTTTGGTGTACCAATACATGCCAAATGGGAATCTCTACGATTGGTTACATCCTCTGAAAGGCGAGCCTAAGATCATGGAGTGGCATTTTAGGGTTAACATCGCAGCTGGGATAGCAAGGGGTTTGGCATGGCTCCACAATCATAATACCCTTCAACTAGCTCATCTTAACTTGAGCTCAAGTTGCATCTTGCTTGACAAAAACTTCGAACCAAGGATATCCAATTTTGGAAGGGCAATGCACATCATGACCTCAAATGCCAGAATCTTCATGGCAAACATTGAGATGAGTGAATGGGATTTGACCAAAAGAGATGTCCATCAGCTTGGTGTTCTTCTTCTCGAGTTGATTACAGGAGAAGATCCTTTCAATAACAGTGGATTTTATCACAGTCTAGAAGGCAAGTTAGTGCAAAACAATTGTCTGTTGAGTACTGTCTCGGCTGCACTGTATTGTGCGGTTGACAAATCGCTGCTCGGTCAAGGATTCGATCGTGAAGTCCTTTATTTCCTGAAGGTTGCCTGTAACTGTATTCAGCCTGTTCCAAATCGAAGGCCAACAATGGTTGAAGTATGCAAAATGTTGATGGCCATCAAGAACACACATCCCGACATCTTGGgctaa
- the LOC118053339 gene encoding rust resistance kinase Lr10: protein MFSRELRHLFGAYAALPFLLILSTHHSCSATKNCAPSSCGNIRNISYPFRLNTDPQSCGDKSFELVCENNERPTLYLDMEKYYVQAINYSNFTIRVVDAAVQKDDCFSIPHHSLTDQLLRSADGNYYYQLFSANGSLLTFLSCENQMLNPPDYIMDASSCKNGSGHSYVMVDGGIQDVPDLCRINLIYSVPKNMRNKSYTDVHDILVYGFELSWFSFCCFYSTENRCNLDEATMKNNYCLQYNDITPHYSKFTGGKLAHLFVEGIDWILCRTHGDYCQYWTTTPSIVLSFLIFFPTVTLVLIVIYHVLLFPCGLSCLLTLLIYKWRRRHLSMYEDIEKFLQSHDNDLMPIRYTYSEIKKITNEFRDKLGEGGSGSVYKGKLRSGRFAAVKILDKLKDNEQDFMNEVATIGRIHHVNVVQLIGFTVEGSKRALIYEFMPNGSLEKYIFYREGSVLLSNEKMYEISLGVARGIEYLHRGCDMQILHFDIKPHNILLNDKFVPKVSDFGLAKFYPTNNNTVSLSAARGTIGYMAPELFYKNIGGVSDKADIYSYGMLLMEMVGRRKNLNAFASHSSQIYFPLWIYDQVSEGKDIEVLENAMEHEEKTMKKMIIVALWCIQLKPVDCPSMHKVVKMLESDVESLRMPPKPFLTPHQEDDRANHAKLSDSSNDCNDSTINE from the exons ATGTTCAGTAGAGAATTAAGGCACCTCTTCGGTGCATATGCAGCCCTCCCTTTTCTACTGATCCTATCCACCCACCATAGCTGCAGTGCTACAAAGAACTGCGCTCCTTCTTCTTGTGGCAATATCCGTAATATTAGCTACCCTTTTCGACTAAATACCGATCCCCAGAGCTGTGGCGACAAAAGTTTTGAACTTGTTTGTGAAAACAACGAACGTCCAACTTTATACTTGGACATGGAAAAGTATTATGTTCAGGCAATCAATTACAGTAACTTCACAATTCGAGTTGTGGATGCTGCTGTTCAGAAGGATGATTGCTTCTCCATCCCTCATCATTCTCTTACAGATCAATTGCTCCGCTCTGCGGACggcaattattattatcagCTATTTTCTGCAAACGGTTCTTTGTTAACTTTTTTAAGTTGCGAGAATCAAATGCTGAATCCTCCAGATTATATTATGGATGCTTCTTCTTGCAAAAATGGCAGTGGTCATTCCTATGTCATGGTTGATGGGGGGATCCAGGATGTACCTGACTTGTGCcgtataaatttgatttattctgtgccaaaaaatatgagaaataagTCGTATACAGATGTCCATGATATTTTGGTATATGGGTTCGAGCTTTCATGGTtctctttctgttgtttttatAGCACAGAGAACCGCTGCAACCTTGATGAAGCCACCATGAAGAACAACTATTGTTTACAGTATAACGATATCACTCCACACTACT CGAAATTTACCGGAGGGAAGCTGGCACACCTTTTTGTTGAAG GTATCGACTGGATATTGTGTCGAACTCATGGGG ATTATTGTCAATACTGGACGACCACCCCTTCAATTGTACTAAGCTTTCTTATATTCTTTCCCACTGTGACACTTGTCCTTATTg TGATATATCATGTGCTACTGTTCCCATGTGGGCTTTCATGTCTCCTAACTTTACTGATTTATAAATGGCGAAGACGGCATTTATCTATGTACGAAGACATTGAAAAATTCTTGCAAAGTCATGATAATGATCTCATGCCGATAAGGTACACTTACTCAGAAATTAAGAAGATAACCAACGAATTTAGAGACAAGTTGGGTGAAGGAGGCTCTGGCTCAGTGTATAAGGGAAAGCTTCGTAGTGGTCGTTTTGCAGCAGTTAAAATATTGGACAAGTTAAAAGATAATGAACAAGATTTTATGAACGAAGTTGCCACAATTGGAAGAATTCACCATGTCAATGTTGTGCAGCTTATAGGCTTCACTGTTGAGGGATCAAAGCGTGCTCTTATATATGAGTTCATGCCCAATGGATCTcttgaaaagtatattttttatagggaAGGTAGCGTCTTACTAAGCAATGAGAAAATGTATGAGATTTCTCTTGGGGTGGCTCGTGGCATTGAATATCTACATCGAGGTTGTGATATGCAAATCTTACATTTTGATATCAAGCCTCACAACATTCTTCTTAATGATAAGTTTGTTCCGAAAGTTTCAGATTTTGGACTAGCCAAATTTTACCCAACAAATAATAACACTGTGTCCCTTAGTGCTGCTAGAGGAACAATAGGATACATGGCTCCCGAActattttataagaatattgGAGGTGTCTCTGACAAAgctgatatatatagttacggGATGTTATTAATGGAAATGGTAGGAAGAAGAAAGAACTTGAATGCATTCGCAAGTCATTCAAGCCAAATTTACTTCCCTTTATGGATTTATGACCAAGTTAGTGAAGGAAAGGACATAGAAGTACTAGAAAATGCCAtggaacatgaagaaaaaacaatgaaaaagatGATTATTGTGGCATTGTGGTGCATACAGTTGAAGCCTGTTGATTGTCCCTCAATGCATAAAGTTGTAAAGATGCTTGAATCGGATGTTGAATCCCTACGAATGCCTCCTAAGCCTTTTCTTACCCCACATCAAGAAGATGATAGAGCTAATCATGCAAAGTTATCAGATTCATCAAATGATTGTAATGACTCTACAATTAAtgaatga